The sequence CTCCAAGGCGGCAAAACAAAAGTTTTGTGATTTGATACCAGCCATTATGGCGGTTTTACCTGCTGAACAGAAGGCAAAAATTGACGGTAATCGCATCAATTATTTAGCTTCAATTGCCATCAAACAATTCGCAGCGGCAATGTCTGAGACATTGTTAGGAGGACATGACATATCACGACAAATTACTAATGCAGTAACCGCTTTAAACGCTATCCAATACCGCGCCTGACCAGCGTATAACAGACTTGGGGTAAGACTAAATGTTAAGGACTATCGATATGATCACTTATCGTGATGGCTTTCGCTTAAACGGTAAACCTGCCACGATTGACCAGATCCAACCTATTTATGATGGTCGCTATGCAGCTGCACTCTCCATTTGGCACCAATACGAACAGCAAAAAGCGAAACTGCGTCAGCTTAATCTTAATTCAACCGAGTATCAAAACGCATGCCGTGATATTGCTCGCGCGCTGGGAGTGTAATATGCAAAATTATATGACCGCGACTGTGGCAAGCATGGCAAAAATTAACATATCAGGCAATATAATACCGGCAACCTGGTGGAAGAATGTAAAAATGCCGTCAGGTAAACCAGATTGTAAAGCTATTATGCTGTTGTCTGAAATTGTTTATTGGTATCGGCCGATGGAGGTGAGGGACGAATACAGCGGAGAATTTAAGGGGTTTCGCAAACGTTTTAGTGGTGACAAGTTACAGCGTAGTTATCAGTCATTTGCTGATCGCTATGGCTTTACTAAACGGGAAGTCACCGATGCGATTAAGCGATTATCAGCGCAAGGCTTAATCACTATTGAATTTAGGACCATCAATACCGCTAAGGGTGTGGCGAATAACGTATTATTTATCGAGCCGGTGGTCGCTAAAATAGAAAAAATTACTCATCCAGGCCAGCAAGATAATTTTTCAAGTGATGCCAGTCATTCATCTTTAGACCCTATCACCAATAAACGGGATAGCTCCTGCGAAAATTCGGCAGACCTATCACAAAAAAATGCGATAGCTCCCCCGAAAATTCGGCAGACAAATACAAAAGATTATAACAAGATTAATAAAGATATTACTGATGGTGTATCAGACGGCGCTGACACACCGATTACAGAAGCAAATAAATTAAACTATCAACAAATTATTGCAGCCTACCATAACCTCTTGCCTGATATGCCAGAAATCCGGGTTTTGACCGATGCCCGAAAGCGCATGCTTAAAAATTTCTGGCAGAAATTTAAATTCAATCAGCAGCGATGGGAAAATTATTTAACTTATATCGCTGACCATTGCCGTTGGATGCAACAAGATCGGGAAAATGGCCGTGGCGGATTGTGGCGAAGAAAAAATTTAGATTATTTGATCACTGAGCGTTGTTATGTTGCCGTCAAGGAGGAGCGGGCAAATGACAAATAACTTCATGCAGCCACCTCATAATCTTAGTGCTGAACAGGCAGTGCTTGGCGGTTTGATGTTAAGCACCGATGACGAGAAACGCTATTTGGTTACTTCGCTAATTAAAGCCGGATCGTTTTATCAAGGGTCACATCAGCGTATTTATGCCGAGATTGTTAAACTAATAAAATCCAATAAGCCGACGGATATTATCACCGTTAGTGATTCATTGAAGGAAAACGGCGAATTAACCAATGTGGGTGGTTTTGCCTATATTGCCGAGTTGTGCCAATTACCGACCACGGCAAATATTGTCAGTTACGCAAAAATCGTCAGAGATAAATCCATCCAACGCTACGCAATCGATAATTTAAATTCCTGTATTGAAATGATGATGGCCAATGATGGGATTGAGACAAATATAAAATTATCCCATATGCAACAAATGATCAGCCAGCTGATAGAGCATGCCAGAACAGGTAAAAGTAAAGGTTTAAGGCCGGCCAAAGAGGTTATTGGCGATTGGCTGAATGAGGTAGAAAGGCGTTTTGCTGATCCACAAAATGCCGCCGGGTTCACATTAGGCATTGGATCATTAGATGAAATTATGGCGCCTAAACAGGCATTACGTGGCTCATTAGTGGTTATCGGCGCCCGGCCTAAAATGGGGAAAACTGCTTTTTTCAACCGTGTTGCCAGCCATTTTCCTTAAATCATCAATTGCCAACTTTGTTATTTAGTCTGGAAATGACCGACAGAGGCATTATCGAGCGAATGGTTGCGCAGGAAGGCAATGTGTCGGCAGATATTTTTTACACCGGCGCTTATGATGATAGTGATATGAGTAGGGCACTAGCCAGAGCGCAAGAGATTGCTGAATCCAATATGTATATTGATAGCACGCCCGGGGTTGATATTCACCATATCATTGCAGAGTGTCGAAAAATAAAACGAGCAAAAGGACAAATTGGCCTCATTGGGGTTGATTATTTGACGCTAATCAAAGCAGGTAAAGCCGAACGGCGAGATATTGCTTATGGTGATATCACTACTGAATTAAAAAATTTAGCCAAAGAGATGGATTGCGTCGTTTTGCTGCTGACGCAACTGAATCGCAAATTAGAAGAGCGAGCGGATAAAAGACCTTATCCAGCCGATAGTCGCGATACAGGCCAAATCGAGCAGGATTGTGACGTCTGGATCGGGTTATATCGGGATGTGGTATATAACCAAAATAGCGATGCGTCATTAATGGAAATAATTTTGCGACTAAATCGTGATGGTAAAACAGGTACCGCTTATGCGCAGCTGGTCAATTCCTATATTAAAAATATCGATAACAATGAAGCCAAGTGGTTACTGCAGAAAGGGAAAAGTCAGAGTGAACATTATGCGCGTAAAAGGGCAAATCATTATCAGCGAGAAACGCAAGGGTTTTGAGTGTAGTAAGTTGCTTTGTCTAAAAATTAATTTTAATGTGATATTTCTATCATTTTTGTTATCAGAAATTGCACTTAATAAATTTATCCATATGATTAATAATCAATTTTTATTGATTGAGGATTGTGATGCGTAGTCGTTTTAAAGGATTTTATGATCTGACCACTAAAGAAGAAAAAGCAATATTTAATAGTAAAGATACAATTTTAGTATTCGATACTAATTGCTTTTTCAATCTATATAGGTGTGAAGAAGATAGCAGACAAGTTTTTATTAATGTTTTGGAAAAAATCGAAGATCGATTATGGTTTCCCTTTCAAGTATGTTTAGAATATCAAAGAAATAGACTATCAACGATCCAAAGTTCGTTAAATGAGTTAAAAAGTATAGACGCTGATTTTAGAAATATTGTAGACCAGTTGAATAAATTATGTAGTGATAAAGGAAATATTAAGAAAAAATATCAGAATTTACATGGTGAATTATGTAAGTTACGCAATGGTGTAAAAAATGATTTAGAAGATTTTATCACTAAAAATATCGAACCAAGAATAAGTGAAAATGACTATATATTTAATACTGATGAAATTAGGAATTGGATTGATGAAATTTCCAAAGATAAAATAGGCGAACAATTAACGCAGAAAGAAGTAGATGAAATAAACACTGAAGGTGAAAAACGTTATAAAAATAAAATAGGTCCTGGATGGGGAGATGAGAAAAAAGAAAAAGAGCATTGTTTTAACGGAATTTATTATAAAGGTAAGTTTGGTGATTTGTATTTATGGAAGGAGTTATTAAAAAAAGTATCTAATAAAAAGATTAAAAATGTAATTTTCATAACGAATGATGCAAAAGATGATTGGTGGTATAAGCTTGAAAAAATAATAGAACCTTTAGGTTCTTTAGAAATATTAAAAACAGAAATAACTAGCAATGGGGCTGATACATTTAAAATGTATACCCAGTCATCATTCCTTCTTGCCGCGAAGAATTTTATAAAAGACGCTGAAATTAGTGATTCGTCTATTACAGAATTTGAATATTTAAATGATAATACAAACGATTATACATCATTAGTAAAATCAATATATGATCAATTAGATGAATGTGAATATCCATTCACAGAATTTTTAGAAGCTAATCCTAGTTTACTTAGCTATATATTTGAACGTGATCATTTCAAAAGATCTTTTATTAGTAAAAATAATAATTCTGATTGGAAAGCAATTCTTGAATTCATTAATAATGATTCATCTTATTGTCTAGATGAGTCTACTAAAGTTAAAAATTTAAATTATTATAATGTTAGTTCGCGTTATAGATTAAAATTCTTAGGACAGAAATAAATATAATACATAAGAAAATTAAAGAATTACGTGATAGTAATATAAGTGAGAATGATTGCCAAATTGAAGATTTAATAATTAAATTAGAACATAAAATTAATGAATTAAAACAATTGGAA is a genomic window of Arsenophonus apicola containing:
- a CDS encoding toxin YdaT family protein; translated protein: MEIDIQALKDEIEIWAMASGQERVAIEVSRMYFQLNSGGKPRLSQIEDKAGQADWKAINNNRQQIFRWLRGDSKAAKQKFCDLIPAIMAVLPAEQKAKIDGNRINYLASIAIKQFAAAMSETLLGGHDISRQITNAVTALNAIQYRA
- a CDS encoding DnaB helicase C-terminal domain-containing protein, whose translation is MTDRGIIERMVAQEGNVSADIFYTGAYDDSDMSRALARAQEIAESNMYIDSTPGVDIHHIIAECRKIKRAKGQIGLIGVDYLTLIKAGKAERRDIAYGDITTELKNLAKEMDCVVLLLTQLNRKLEERADKRPYPADSRDTGQIEQDCDVWIGLYRDVVYNQNSDASLMEIILRLNRDGKTGTAYAQLVNSYIKNIDNNEAKWLLQKGKSQSEHYARKRANHYQRETQGF
- a CDS encoding PIN-like domain-containing protein, encoding MRSRFKGFYDLTTKEEKAIFNSKDTILVFDTNCFFNLYRCEEDSRQVFINVLEKIEDRLWFPFQVCLEYQRNRLSTIQSSLNELKSIDADFRNIVDQLNKLCSDKGNIKKKYQNLHGELCKLRNGVKNDLEDFITKNIEPRISENDYIFNTDEIRNWIDEISKDKIGEQLTQKEVDEINTEGEKRYKNKIGPGWGDEKKEKEHCFNGIYYKGKFGDLYLWKELLKKVSNKKIKNVIFITNDAKDDWWYKLEKIIEPLGSLEILKTEITSNGADTFKMYTQSSFLLAAKNFIKDAEISDSSITEFEYLNDNTNDYTSLVKSIYDQLDECEYPFTEFLEANPSLLSYIFERDHFKRSFISKNNNSDWKAILEFINNDSSYCLDESTKVKNLNYYNVSSRYRLKFLGQK
- a CDS encoding replicative DNA helicase, with amino-acid sequence MTNNFMQPPHNLSAEQAVLGGLMLSTDDEKRYLVTSLIKAGSFYQGSHQRIYAEIVKLIKSNKPTDIITVSDSLKENGELTNVGGFAYIAELCQLPTTANIVSYAKIVRDKSIQRYAIDNLNSCIEMMMANDGIETNIKLSHMQQMISQLIEHARTGKSKGLRPAKEVIGDWLNEVERRFADPQNAAGFTLGIGSLDEIMAPKQALRGSLVVIGARPKMGKTAFFNRVASHFP